One window from the genome of Spirosoma rhododendri encodes:
- a CDS encoding NifU family protein: protein METVVNQDELITKIDRALDSMRPYLAADGGNVKVLEVTNDGTVRLELMGSCGSCPMSAMTFKGGLEEAILKAVPEITRVEAVNITPAF from the coding sequence ATGGAGACTGTAGTCAATCAAGACGAACTGATTACGAAAATAGATCGCGCCCTCGACAGCATGCGGCCTTACCTGGCAGCAGACGGCGGGAACGTGAAGGTTTTAGAAGTAACCAACGATGGCACCGTACGGCTGGAACTCATGGGTTCATGCGGCTCCTGCCCCATGTCGGCTATGACGTTCAAAGGCGGGCTGGAAGAAGCTATTCTGAAGGCTGTACCCGAAATCACGAGAGTAGAAGCTGTCAACATCACACCCGCGTTTTAA
- a CDS encoding DUF433 domain-containing protein, translated as MTAKELINIDPEVMGGTPVFRGTRVPVQSLIDHIEGNIPIEEFLDDFPSVSRDQAVSLLEVALASIVNEAKG; from the coding sequence ATGACCGCGAAGGAACTAATCAACATAGACCCTGAGGTGATGGGTGGTACGCCCGTCTTTCGCGGTACGCGCGTACCGGTGCAGTCGCTTATCGATCATATCGAAGGAAACATACCCATCGAAGAATTCCTCGATGACTTCCCATCAGTTTCAAGGGATCAAGCTGTTTCGCTGCTTGAGGTAGCCCTTGCTTCTATCGTGAATGAAGCGAAGGGATGA
- a CDS encoding DUF5615 family PIN-like protein, with protein MKILLDENVPKKLRFRLKSRLGVTEVQTVRDMGWTGRKNGELLGLLTLNGFNLLITIDKSLYKQQNLDNFSVTVVVLNVKTTRYEDIQPIFNQLFDTILSPPPGKVVILTPQ; from the coding sequence ATGAAGATTCTATTGGATGAAAATGTACCGAAAAAGCTTCGTTTTCGATTAAAATCCAGACTTGGTGTGACTGAGGTTCAGACTGTTCGTGATATGGGCTGGACCGGACGAAAAAACGGGGAACTGCTTGGCTTATTAACGCTTAATGGTTTCAACCTACTGATTACCATTGATAAAAGTCTATACAAACAGCAGAATCTAGATAATTTTTCGGTGACTGTCGTGGTGCTTAACGTCAAGACGACTAGATACGAAGATATCCAACCTATTTTTAACCAGCTTTTCGATACCATTCTCTCCCCTCCGCCGGGCAAAGTGGTTATACTGACACCGCAATAA